From the genome of Pelobacter propionicus DSM 2379, one region includes:
- a CDS encoding glycosyltransferase, translating to MASVLSVDIQDSKIHTPKIIHVVISMVVGGAERLVYDMVRYPVFAANPPVVCCMDSLGELGEKLIREGYRVYCKGRRPGLDLEMVTWLRDIIRREKADVVHAHQYSPLFYAVPAALLAGRVKLVYTEHGRFYPERKSWKRTLFNPLLALGVDHLVSISRATAQAMASYDNFPLRRIRVIHNGIDTTRLNPPVDKAAKRRELGLCPTCRIIGTAARLNSIKNIDMMLRVLKLVVEKVPDTCLVIAGQGEEEQRLKALAVELGIADSVKFIGLRFDLPEVYQLYDVFLLTSFSEGISVTLLEAMASGVPAVVTDVGGNREVVVEGETGFMVAVDDDGAMGARVVRMLADTSSSPAVGDRARERVAAAFSVAGMMNNYTELYGCSNFR from the coding sequence GTGGCTTCTGTGCTTTCCGTGGACATACAGGATTCAAAAATACACACCCCCAAAATCATCCACGTGGTTATTTCCATGGTTGTTGGCGGGGCCGAGCGGCTGGTCTATGATATGGTGCGCTATCCGGTCTTTGCCGCCAATCCCCCGGTGGTCTGCTGCATGGACAGCCTGGGGGAGTTGGGCGAAAAGCTGATCCGGGAGGGGTACCGGGTCTACTGCAAGGGGCGCCGCCCCGGGCTGGATCTGGAGATGGTCACCTGGCTCAGGGACATCATCAGGCGGGAAAAGGCAGATGTGGTCCATGCCCACCAGTACTCCCCCCTTTTCTACGCGGTGCCGGCGGCCCTGCTGGCCGGCAGGGTCAAGCTGGTCTACACCGAGCATGGCCGCTTCTACCCGGAACGGAAGAGCTGGAAGCGAACCCTCTTCAACCCGCTGTTGGCCCTGGGGGTGGACCATCTGGTATCCATCTCCCGGGCTACGGCCCAGGCCATGGCCAGCTACGACAATTTTCCGCTGCGCCGGATCCGGGTCATCCATAACGGTATCGACACCACCAGGCTCAATCCTCCCGTTGACAAGGCTGCCAAGCGGCGGGAACTGGGGCTGTGCCCAACCTGCCGAATCATCGGCACCGCCGCCAGGCTCAACAGCATCAAGAACATCGACATGATGTTGCGGGTGCTGAAGCTGGTGGTGGAGAAAGTACCGGACACCTGTCTGGTGATAGCGGGGCAGGGGGAGGAAGAACAGCGCCTCAAGGCTCTGGCCGTTGAACTGGGCATTGCCGATAGCGTGAAATTCATCGGTCTTCGCTTTGACCTTCCCGAGGTCTACCAGTTGTACGATGTGTTTCTGCTGACCTCGTTTTCCGAAGGGATATCGGTGACGCTGCTGGAGGCCATGGCCAGCGGGGTTCCGGCGGTGGTGACAGATGTGGGGGGGAACCGGGAAGTGGTGGTAGAGGGAGAGACGGGGTTCATGGTAGCGGTGGATGATGATGGTGCCATGGGGGCCAGAGTCGTCCGGATGCTCGCCGATACGTCCTCGTCTCCCGCTGTGGGTGACCGTGCACGGGAACGGGTTGCGGCGGCATTTTCCGTTGCCGGAATGATGAACAATTATACCGAACTGTACGGGTGTAGTAATTTCAGGTAG
- a CDS encoding GxxExxY protein, whose translation MSGDLFATSVDTTLLYEKETYAIRGVVFEVYREMGCGFLEAVYQECLEKEFNRCGIPCAAQQELKLSYKGTPLNQTYRPDFVCFDSIIVEIKALSATTGEHKAQVLNYLKASEKRLGLLVNFGCYPKATVERIVL comes from the coding sequence ATGAGCGGTGACCTGTTTGCAACTTCAGTTGACACAACTCTTCTTTACGAGAAGGAAACTTACGCCATACGTGGAGTCGTATTTGAGGTTTATCGGGAAATGGGGTGCGGATTTCTGGAGGCTGTGTATCAGGAGTGCCTGGAAAAAGAGTTCAACAGATGCGGTATTCCATGTGCTGCGCAACAGGAACTGAAACTGAGCTACAAAGGTACTCCGTTAAATCAAACATATCGTCCCGATTTTGTCTGTTTTGATTCCATCATTGTCGAGATCAAAGCACTTTCTGCCACAACCGGAGAACATAAAGCCCAGGTTTTGAATTATCTGAAAGCATCGGAGAAGCGGCTTGGTCTTCTCGTCAATTTCGGGTGTTATCCAAAAGCAACCGTAGAACGGATTGTGCTATAA
- a CDS encoding RIFT barrel domain-containing protein: MMTTTRHILVRETAGISRCGEIVRLGVPCARGEFPAGQPVALSGPGGEQLPCQSRVLKQWPDGSSKWILLDFSATVGAGGSSEYSFLAAGDASAVAGTIRVQPGDEAWYVDTGKAAFTIDARTFRPFTAVMIDGVDVLRPSASSCLLSSGGAAQTAADIQEITLEEAGPLRAIVRLAGRFSEKARFFCRLHFLADSSAVKIEFTLHNPAAARHRGGLWDLGDEGSLLFRSLVFSFAANGVGGETCCIPAPGGTPLAVPGASPFSLYQESSGGENWRSPVHRNHEGRVPMQRRGFVTEVNGKETSSGLRATPLVWQGQGQTGISVAVPRFWQEFPAEIAVDEGILCFSPFPARFPGPHELQGGEQKSHGFWVDFATGRDGLVWTLAPLVVHAAPEVYRESGVIYDLPGNDDLVDRFVTTKDLLAKREVADEYGWRNFGEIPADHEAVFHKGQETFVSHYNNQYDFIAGLYRKFFATGDPGWRDLAADLARHVRDIDLYHTDGDREEYNHGLFWHTDHYIDAGLSTHRSFSREHLKNKDPRFCGGGPGAEHCYTSGLMYHYFQTGNEDFRQAVLDLAQWELSALMGPAAVLAALKRGLGYVSLWRSCRGEKRLFPRHPLTRGTGNAISACIDAFEAGGGRRFLDEAERLIRDTLHPEDDIVRRDLLNAEIAWSYTVLLVAVGKYLDKKVELGEQDAGFAHARASLLVYAGWMLENEYPYLEKPEILEYPNETWVAQDLRKSVIFCQAARYADSPRTRDAFLVKARFYYEYACGELSRFPSSCYARPLVLMLQNGWVGERLSAEVPEESYMDGHKPLGRPVPYLTLWSVLLRASSGIVQAFREINIKRELAWLKARL; this comes from the coding sequence ATGATGACCACGACCAGGCACATCCTCGTCCGAGAGACCGCGGGCATTTCCCGCTGTGGTGAGATCGTCAGGCTGGGCGTTCCCTGTGCCCGTGGCGAATTCCCGGCCGGTCAACCGGTGGCGCTCTCCGGCCCGGGAGGGGAGCAGCTACCTTGTCAGAGCAGGGTGCTGAAACAGTGGCCGGATGGTTCGTCAAAGTGGATTCTGCTGGATTTTTCCGCAACGGTTGGCGCCGGAGGGTCGTCGGAATATTCCTTTTTAGCGGCAGGGGATGCCTCGGCGGTTGCCGGCACGATACGGGTGCAGCCGGGGGATGAAGCCTGGTACGTCGACACCGGAAAAGCCGCTTTCACCATCGACGCCCGCACATTCCGCCCCTTCACTGCCGTGATGATAGACGGCGTGGATGTGCTGCGACCGTCAGCCAGTTCCTGTCTGCTCAGCAGCGGTGGTGCCGCTCAAACCGCTGCCGACATCCAAGAGATTACCCTGGAGGAAGCCGGGCCGCTGCGGGCTATTGTCCGTCTGGCGGGGCGTTTTTCCGAAAAGGCCCGCTTCTTCTGCCGCCTGCATTTCCTGGCCGACAGCAGCGCCGTGAAAATAGAATTCACCCTGCACAACCCGGCTGCCGCCCGTCACCGGGGCGGGCTGTGGGATCTGGGTGACGAAGGCTCACTGTTGTTCAGGAGCCTCGTTTTTTCTTTCGCCGCCAATGGGGTGGGAGGAGAGACCTGCTGCATCCCGGCTCCGGGGGGGACTCCCCTGGCCGTTCCCGGCGCTTCCCCTTTCTCCCTGTATCAGGAATCCAGCGGCGGCGAGAACTGGCGCAGTCCGGTGCACCGCAACCATGAGGGGCGGGTGCCCATGCAACGTCGCGGCTTTGTGACCGAGGTCAACGGAAAGGAGACATCATCCGGACTGCGGGCAACACCGCTGGTGTGGCAGGGGCAGGGACAGACCGGGATATCAGTAGCCGTTCCCCGGTTTTGGCAGGAATTCCCCGCCGAGATCGCGGTGGACGAGGGAATTCTCTGCTTTTCACCCTTCCCTGCCCGTTTTCCCGGTCCGCACGAACTGCAGGGGGGGGAGCAGAAGAGTCATGGGTTCTGGGTTGATTTTGCAACGGGAAGGGATGGCTTGGTCTGGACGCTTGCACCGCTCGTTGTCCATGCCGCTCCGGAGGTGTATCGGGAGTCGGGAGTCATCTACGACCTCCCGGGGAATGACGATCTGGTGGATCGGTTCGTCACCACAAAGGATCTGCTGGCCAAACGGGAGGTTGCCGACGAGTACGGCTGGCGCAATTTCGGTGAGATCCCTGCCGATCACGAGGCTGTCTTTCACAAAGGCCAGGAGACCTTCGTTTCCCACTACAACAACCAGTACGATTTCATTGCCGGGCTTTACCGCAAATTCTTCGCCACGGGGGATCCGGGATGGCGGGATCTGGCCGCGGACCTCGCCCGCCATGTGCGGGACATCGACCTCTACCACACCGACGGGGATCGCGAGGAGTACAACCACGGCCTCTTCTGGCACACTGACCACTACATCGACGCCGGCCTTTCCACCCATCGTTCATTTTCACGAGAGCATCTGAAAAACAAGGATCCGCGCTTCTGCGGCGGCGGACCGGGGGCTGAGCACTGCTACACCAGTGGCCTGATGTATCACTACTTCCAGACCGGAAACGAGGATTTCAGGCAGGCGGTGCTGGATCTGGCCCAGTGGGAGCTGAGTGCCCTCATGGGGCCGGCAGCTGTGCTGGCGGCCCTGAAGCGCGGCCTGGGCTATGTCTCCCTCTGGCGCTCCTGTCGGGGAGAGAAGCGGCTCTTTCCCCGTCACCCCCTGACCCGGGGCACCGGCAACGCCATCTCGGCCTGCATCGATGCCTTCGAGGCCGGAGGGGGGCGACGATTTCTGGATGAAGCTGAGCGCTTGATCAGGGATACCCTGCACCCTGAAGACGACATTGTCCGTCGGGACCTGCTCAACGCGGAGATAGCCTGGTCCTATACGGTCCTTCTGGTGGCGGTTGGCAAGTATCTCGATAAAAAGGTGGAGTTGGGGGAACAGGATGCCGGTTTCGCCCATGCCCGGGCATCCCTGCTTGTCTATGCGGGGTGGATGCTGGAGAACGAGTACCCCTACCTGGAAAAGCCGGAGATTCTGGAGTACCCCAACGAGACCTGGGTGGCCCAGGATCTGAGGAAGAGTGTGATCTTCTGCCAAGCTGCCCGATATGCGGATTCACCGCGGACCAGGGATGCCTTCCTGGTAAAGGCGAGGTTTTATTACGAATACGCCTGTGGCGAGTTGTCCCGGTTTCCCAGTTCATGCTATGCCCGGCCGCTGGTGCTCATGCTGCAGAATGGCTGGGTAGGGGAGCGGTTGTCAGCTGAGGTTCCCGAGGAATCTTACATGGACGGCCATAAACCGTTAGGTCGTCCGGTTCCCTATCTCACCCTGTGGAGCGTGTTGTTGAGAGCTTCATCTGGCATTGTACAGGCCTTCAGGGAAATAAATATAAAAAGAGAACTGGCATGGCTGAAGGCGCGGTTGTAA
- the asnB gene encoding asparagine synthase (glutamine-hydrolyzing), with protein MCGIAGFFRSCAPGADESVLRRMGEAIRHRGPDAGGEYLDEHVGLAHRRLSIIDLSSDGNQPMFFGDGRYVIVFNGEIYNYRELKDELERAGTVFNSRSDTEVILALYAAKGRECLNDLNGMFAFALWDRMEKTLFLARDRIGKKPLYYYHAGGDRLAFASEIKALLQVPGISREIDPTAVVDYLKYLYVPAPKSIFRNIHKLPAGHWLELRVGSEPRIGQYWDVDFSRTRGGSIEDAADELLYLMRDATRCRMISDVPLGAFLSGGIDSSAVVALMAGVSNEKVRTCSIGFSDRTHDETPYAREVAALFGTDHREYMVRENLPETVLRQARFFDEPFADSSSVPTYHVSRLARQDVTVALAGDGGDESFGGYEKYTIDRREHQARQLVPRPILRFLRGVAQGQPGVVARKVRTLTGGALSDPAVAFYRTNTFIEDDLLNELLGERLRRGTSGYDPSRHTVDAWDKMRGADHVACMLYTDLKTYLPDDILVKVDRMSMAHSLEVRAPLLDYRVIEFAASLPSSWKIRGATKKYLLKQSFRKVLPDSILHRRKHGFTVPLGDWFRRDLRGVAEEHLLGPGMEEYFSPACLRRLWQEHQDKKMDHGTLLWTLFSFSLWRMNYLGTSG; from the coding sequence ATGTGCGGCATAGCCGGCTTCTTCAGATCCTGCGCCCCTGGTGCCGATGAATCGGTACTTCGCCGGATGGGTGAGGCGATACGTCACCGCGGGCCGGATGCCGGTGGCGAGTACCTGGACGAACATGTCGGACTGGCCCACCGTCGCCTGAGCATCATCGACCTCTCCAGCGATGGCAACCAGCCGATGTTTTTCGGGGATGGTCGCTACGTGATCGTCTTCAACGGAGAAATCTATAACTATCGCGAACTGAAAGATGAACTGGAGAGAGCGGGAACCGTCTTCAATTCCCGCAGCGACACCGAAGTGATCTTGGCCCTGTACGCGGCAAAGGGGCGCGAATGCTTGAACGACCTGAACGGCATGTTCGCCTTCGCCCTGTGGGACAGAATGGAGAAGACCCTCTTTCTGGCCCGTGACCGGATCGGCAAGAAGCCGCTTTACTACTACCATGCAGGCGGCGACCGCCTGGCATTCGCCTCGGAGATCAAGGCGCTCCTGCAGGTTCCCGGGATCTCGCGGGAGATTGATCCGACCGCGGTGGTGGATTACCTCAAGTACCTGTATGTGCCGGCTCCGAAATCGATTTTTCGCAATATCCACAAACTCCCGGCTGGGCACTGGCTGGAACTGCGGGTGGGGAGTGAACCGAGGATCGGCCAGTACTGGGATGTGGACTTCTCGCGCACGAGAGGCGGAAGCATCGAGGATGCGGCCGATGAGCTGCTGTACCTCATGCGGGATGCCACCCGTTGCCGCATGATCTCCGACGTTCCCTTGGGTGCCTTTCTCAGTGGCGGCATCGATTCCAGCGCCGTGGTTGCCCTGATGGCTGGCGTCTCCAACGAAAAGGTGAGGACCTGCTCCATCGGCTTTTCTGACCGGACACATGACGAAACTCCCTATGCGCGCGAGGTTGCGGCCCTGTTCGGCACCGATCACCGGGAGTACATGGTTCGGGAAAACCTGCCGGAAACAGTGCTGCGTCAGGCGCGCTTTTTCGACGAACCCTTTGCCGATTCCTCCTCCGTCCCCACCTATCATGTCTCCAGGCTGGCCCGCCAGGACGTCACGGTGGCCCTGGCCGGCGATGGCGGTGACGAGAGCTTCGGCGGCTACGAGAAATACACTATCGACCGGCGCGAGCACCAGGCGCGTCAACTGGTTCCGCGTCCAATTCTGAGGTTTCTGCGGGGGGTTGCCCAGGGTCAGCCGGGAGTGGTGGCCCGCAAGGTCCGCACACTGACCGGAGGCGCCCTCTCCGATCCGGCCGTGGCTTTCTACCGTACCAATACCTTCATAGAGGACGATCTTCTCAATGAACTGCTGGGTGAACGCCTCAGGCGCGGAACCAGCGGCTATGATCCGTCGCGGCACACCGTGGATGCCTGGGATAAGATGCGGGGGGCGGATCATGTTGCCTGCATGCTCTACACTGATCTCAAAACCTATCTTCCCGATGACATCCTGGTAAAGGTTGACCGTATGAGCATGGCCCATTCCCTGGAGGTCCGGGCTCCGCTTCTGGATTACCGTGTCATCGAGTTCGCTGCCTCCCTGCCCAGTTCCTGGAAGATCCGCGGTGCCACCAAGAAATACCTGTTGAAGCAATCCTTCCGTAAGGTGCTTCCCGATTCCATCCTCCACCGGCGCAAGCATGGTTTCACGGTTCCGCTGGGCGACTGGTTCCGTCGGGACTTGCGTGGGGTGGCCGAGGAACATCTGCTGGGGCCCGGGATGGAGGAGTATTTCTCGCCGGCCTGCCTGCGGCGCCTCTGGCAAGAGCACCAGGATAAGAAGATGGATCATGGCACACTGCTCTGGACCCTGTTTTCCTTTTCTCTCTGGCGCATGAATTATCTGGGGACCAGCGGATGA
- a CDS encoding glycosyltransferase, with protein sequence MRARVSGETLKTTYSVIIPARNEERNIGHCLQSIDAVDWPDDDVEVLLIDNGSSDATPAIARLHGATVFVRPGDTVAALRNYGAAQSRGEILVFLDADCTVPRTWFREAARYLDTEDVVCFGSPPVVPPDSTWVQRAWYWVRRKEGITDTDWLESMNMFVRRQAFQQVGGFNAALVTCEDYDLSLRLRRLGRLVSDDRIVAVHHGEAASLLHFFRKEHWRALGNLRGLGSHSFQWRELPSVALPIIYCLLVFALAALLLAGAFLPRDLLLYGLAGLLLIWQVPLVVLAFWKIRSSRVVAVSQLYVLFNIYFLARGLASLRWR encoded by the coding sequence ATGAGAGCGAGGGTGTCGGGAGAAACCCTGAAGACGACGTATTCGGTGATCATTCCGGCTCGGAACGAGGAGCGCAATATCGGCCATTGCCTCCAGTCCATTGATGCGGTTGACTGGCCGGACGATGATGTAGAGGTTCTGCTCATCGACAACGGCTCATCCGACGCTACGCCGGCCATCGCACGCCTCCACGGCGCTACGGTCTTTGTCCGGCCCGGAGATACTGTCGCTGCCTTGCGTAATTACGGCGCCGCCCAGTCCCGGGGAGAGATACTGGTGTTTCTGGATGCCGACTGTACCGTCCCCCGCACCTGGTTTCGTGAGGCTGCGCGCTACCTCGACACCGAAGACGTGGTCTGCTTCGGCAGCCCCCCGGTTGTTCCCCCGGACAGCACCTGGGTGCAAAGGGCATGGTATTGGGTTCGCAGGAAAGAGGGGATCACTGATACTGACTGGCTGGAGTCCATGAACATGTTTGTCCGGCGCCAGGCCTTCCAGCAGGTGGGTGGCTTCAATGCCGCACTTGTTACCTGCGAAGACTACGATCTCTCGCTTCGTTTGCGTCGTCTGGGGCGCCTGGTTTCCGACGATCGGATCGTTGCCGTGCACCACGGCGAGGCAGCCTCCTTGCTGCACTTCTTCCGCAAGGAGCATTGGCGGGCGCTGGGTAACCTGCGGGGTTTGGGGAGTCATTCCTTTCAGTGGCGGGAACTGCCGAGTGTGGCGCTGCCGATCATCTACTGCCTGCTGGTTTTTGCCCTGGCAGCGTTGCTTCTGGCAGGGGCTTTTCTTCCCCGGGATCTGCTTCTGTACGGCCTTGCCGGTCTCCTACTGATCTGGCAGGTGCCGCTGGTGGTGCTGGCCTTCTGGAAGATCCGCTCCAGCAGAGTTGTCGCAGTGTCGCAACTGTACGTGCTGTTCAACATCTATTTTCTCGCCCGCGGGTTGGCGAGCCTGCGCTGGAGATAA
- a CDS encoding TIGR03087 family PEP-CTERM/XrtA system glycosyltransferase, producing MTVRGDLLMIVHRVPYPPDKGDKIRSYNQLRFLTEQGWRVHLCALADDPVDLGHVEELGRLCATVAIEPINPLFQKIRSLSAPLRGLPMSARFFYSSDLQKKVDQILSHHPVSAVLCFCGPIAEYLRRSSCTPLSQASDRQMTCVMDLVDVDSDKWEQYAQRHAVPLKWVFRLEGWLLRRYEQQITHWFDAVALVSEAEADVFRNRTGLLHKIHAVGNGVDLAYFHPSVETTGQRNLRISFCGAMGYLPNIDAVCWFAREVLPRIRETLGDVEFWIVGGGAGEEVRVLETYPGVRVTGRVADVRPFVWESDLSVAPIRIARGIQNKVLEAMAMGIATLVTPQAFEGLEVEAGRDLLVVPAEPELFAAKAIEMLRELGWRHDMALHARRAVEEKYSWSARLQALDELLRGASADSAPFPVVE from the coding sequence ATGACGGTCAGAGGCGACCTGCTCATGATCGTACATCGGGTACCCTATCCTCCCGACAAAGGGGATAAAATCCGCTCCTATAACCAACTCAGGTTTCTTACAGAACAAGGCTGGCGAGTTCACCTTTGCGCTCTGGCCGACGACCCGGTTGACCTGGGGCATGTCGAAGAACTGGGCAGGCTCTGCGCTACGGTTGCCATTGAGCCAATCAATCCCCTGTTTCAAAAGATACGAAGCCTATCTGCTCCCCTGCGTGGCCTCCCTATGAGCGCGCGTTTTTTTTACAGTTCCGATCTTCAGAAAAAGGTTGATCAGATCCTTTCGCATCACCCTGTTTCGGCTGTGCTCTGCTTCTGTGGTCCGATAGCCGAATACCTGCGCCGGTCATCCTGCACCCCCTTGTCGCAGGCATCTGACCGGCAGATGACCTGTGTCATGGATCTGGTGGATGTGGATTCGGACAAATGGGAACAGTACGCGCAACGTCATGCCGTACCGCTCAAATGGGTCTTCCGGCTCGAAGGCTGGCTTCTCCGGCGCTACGAGCAACAGATAACCCATTGGTTCGACGCGGTGGCGCTGGTTTCCGAGGCGGAGGCCGACGTCTTCCGGAACCGGACCGGTCTCCTACATAAAATACACGCCGTCGGCAATGGTGTTGATCTGGCCTATTTTCATCCCTCTGTGGAAACAACGGGCCAACGGAACCTCAGGATCAGTTTCTGCGGCGCCATGGGTTATCTGCCCAACATCGACGCCGTCTGTTGGTTCGCCCGCGAGGTGCTTCCGCGCATCCGGGAAACGCTGGGAGATGTTGAATTCTGGATAGTAGGCGGCGGGGCAGGTGAAGAGGTCCGGGTACTGGAAACGTATCCGGGGGTCAGGGTGACGGGACGGGTAGCGGATGTTCGCCCGTTTGTCTGGGAGTCTGACCTTTCGGTGGCGCCGATCCGCATCGCCCGCGGCATCCAGAACAAGGTGCTGGAAGCCATGGCCATGGGTATCGCCACGCTGGTAACTCCCCAGGCGTTCGAAGGGTTGGAGGTAGAGGCGGGAAGGGATCTGCTCGTGGTCCCGGCCGAACCGGAACTCTTTGCGGCGAAAGCCATAGAGATGCTCCGTGAGCTGGGCTGGCGTCACGATATGGCCCTCCACGCACGCCGAGCAGTGGAGGAGAAATACTCGTGGAGCGCGAGGTTGCAGGCACTGGATGAACTCTTGCGGGGAGCATCCGCCGATAGTGCTCCGTTTCCGGTGGTGGAGTGA
- a CDS encoding FemAB family XrtA/PEP-CTERM system-associated protein yields MNLRVETIDGSHVGWDNYVTSHPEATNYHQSPWRRVVERSFGHRTHYLAATDDAGRIRGVLPLVHMDSRLFGSFLVSLPFFNYGGLLADSSEATRCLLRKAGELRAELNAGHVELRHCGNVVESLPSKQHKVTMILSLEKSEEAQWKGFNAKLRNQVRKAEKSGLVPALGGLELLDGFYDVFARNMRDLGTPVYGKDFFRNVLTELPEASHIISVSHNGRVIAAGIVTWFRDTIEIPWASSIADFKSMCPNNMLYWEAIRFAIGAGFEKFDFGRSTPNEGTFNFKKQWGALAVQLHWQYLMEEGKALPELNPNNPKYEMAIKIWRKLPLSLTRLLGPHIVRNIP; encoded by the coding sequence ATGAATCTTCGCGTCGAGACAATAGACGGTTCGCATGTGGGATGGGATAACTACGTCACGTCCCACCCCGAGGCGACCAACTACCACCAGAGTCCCTGGAGGAGGGTGGTCGAGCGCAGCTTCGGCCACCGGACCCACTATCTGGCGGCAACGGATGATGCCGGGCGCATCAGGGGGGTATTGCCTCTGGTGCATATGGACAGCAGGCTGTTCGGCTCGTTTCTGGTCTCGCTCCCCTTCTTCAACTACGGTGGACTGTTGGCTGACTCCAGCGAAGCGACGCGCTGCCTGCTGCGCAAGGCTGGTGAACTGAGAGCTGAACTCAACGCCGGCCACGTTGAGCTACGCCACTGTGGCAACGTTGTTGAATCCTTGCCGTCAAAACAGCACAAGGTCACCATGATTCTCTCCCTGGAGAAGAGCGAGGAAGCCCAGTGGAAGGGGTTCAACGCCAAACTGAGGAATCAGGTGCGCAAGGCGGAGAAGAGCGGCCTTGTTCCCGCTCTGGGTGGTCTTGAGCTTTTGGATGGATTCTACGATGTCTTTGCCCGCAACATGCGCGACCTGGGGACGCCGGTGTACGGTAAGGACTTTTTCCGCAACGTTCTGACCGAACTGCCCGAAGCGAGCCATATCATCAGTGTCAGCCACAATGGCAGGGTCATCGCCGCCGGCATTGTCACGTGGTTCCGGGATACCATTGAGATCCCCTGGGCTTCATCGATTGCCGACTTCAAGAGCATGTGCCCCAACAACATGCTCTATTGGGAGGCGATCAGGTTCGCCATAGGCGCGGGATTCGAGAAATTCGACTTCGGCCGTTCCACCCCCAACGAGGGCACCTTCAACTTCAAGAAGCAGTGGGGCGCGTTAGCGGTGCAGCTTCACTGGCAGTACCTGATGGAAGAGGGGAAAGCCTTGCCGGAGTTGAATCCCAACAACCCCAAGTACGAGATGGCGATCAAGATCTGGCGGAAACTCCCCTTGAGCCTGACCAGGCTGTTAGGTCCGCACATCGTGCGGAACATTCCCTGA
- a CDS encoding XrtA system polysaccharide deacetylase, translated as MRLNALTIDVEDYFQVNAFARHIGREQWDGYPLRVEANTRRILDMLDEFQVKATFFVLGWVAERVPTLVRQIHGRGHEIACHGYGHELVYVIGPDAFRRDIRKAKEILEDIIGEKVRGYRAPSYSITRQSLWALDILIEEGFCYDSSIFPVYHDTYGIPDAPRFPHVITRQSGSIAEFPLTTYPLKCGSREYRLPIAGGGYLRLFPAHLLRRCIAAINERENQPAVLYFHPWEIDPDQPRIKAGFKSRFRHYLNLNSTEGKLRHIIGNARFGTMESVLRTVEQNSENKISSVLRVRMVEGR; from the coding sequence TTGAGGCTGAACGCCCTGACCATAGACGTTGAGGACTATTTCCAGGTCAACGCCTTTGCCCGGCACATCGGGCGCGAGCAGTGGGATGGCTATCCCCTGCGGGTGGAAGCCAACACCCGTCGCATCCTGGACATGCTGGACGAGTTCCAGGTCAAGGCCACCTTTTTCGTGCTGGGATGGGTAGCGGAGCGGGTGCCGACCCTGGTGCGCCAGATCCATGGCCGGGGGCACGAGATAGCCTGCCACGGCTATGGACATGAACTGGTCTACGTCATCGGCCCGGATGCCTTTCGGCGGGATATTCGCAAGGCCAAGGAAATTCTGGAGGATATCATCGGCGAGAAGGTCCGCGGTTACCGCGCCCCCAGTTACTCCATCACCAGGCAGTCGCTCTGGGCGCTGGATATCCTCATCGAGGAGGGGTTTTGCTACGACTCCAGCATCTTCCCGGTGTACCACGACACCTATGGCATACCCGATGCGCCCCGTTTTCCGCACGTCATCACACGCCAGTCGGGGAGCATCGCCGAATTCCCCCTGACCACCTATCCATTGAAATGTGGCAGCAGGGAATACCGCCTGCCCATTGCCGGGGGAGGCTACCTGCGCCTGTTTCCCGCTCACCTGCTGCGGCGTTGTATTGCCGCCATCAACGAACGGGAAAACCAGCCTGCCGTGCTCTACTTCCATCCCTGGGAGATCGATCCGGACCAGCCGCGCATCAAGGCCGGTTTCAAGTCGCGATTCAGGCACTACCTGAATTTAAACAGTACGGAAGGGAAGTTACGCCACATAATCGGCAATGCCCGTTTCGGGACAATGGAAAGTGTATTAAGGACAGTGGAACAGAACTCGGAAAACAAGATAAGCAGTGTTTTGAGGGTGAGAATGGTGGAAGGTCGATGA